Proteins co-encoded in one Flavivirga eckloniae genomic window:
- a CDS encoding helix-turn-helix domain-containing protein translates to MSALIQMLPSLFVLMESVNRLICEFISNRWIKNAKSKRAFALDHNIDEKTVRRIVGDKKYAMRIETLHKICESRNMKLSDFFIEVEAWGKSVKR, encoded by the coding sequence ATGTCCGCATTAATTCAAATGTTACCATCTTTATTTGTTCTAATGGAGAGCGTAAATAGATTAATATGCGAATTTATATCCAATAGATGGATTAAAAATGCTAAGTCAAAAAGAGCATTTGCCCTAGATCATAACATTGATGAAAAAACTGTTAGGAGAATTGTGGGCGATAAAAAATATGCTATGAGAATTGAAACACTTCACAAAATTTGCGAATCTCGTAATATGAAGCTTTCAGACTTTTTTATAGAAGTTGAAGCTTGGGGTAAGTCTGTTAAGAGGTAA
- a CDS encoding helix-turn-helix domain-containing protein, which produces MKYYDYIYSYISYLWKESKLSKRKFAINHNIEESTLRDIIKGENYQISLPTIYKICESRDMKLSDFFIEVEKWKESVKK; this is translated from the coding sequence ATGAAATACTATGATTACATATATAGTTATATAAGTTATTTATGGAAAGAATCTAAGCTTTCAAAAAGAAAATTTGCAATCAACCATAACATAGAAGAAAGTACTCTTAGAGATATCATCAAAGGAGAGAACTATCAAATCTCTTTACCTACTATTTATAAAATTTGCGAATCTCGTGATATGAAGCTATCTGACTTTTTTATAGAAGTTGAAAAATGGAAAGAATCCGTTAAGAAATAG
- a CDS encoding leucine-rich repeat domain-containing protein — protein sequence MDDNYQKALSLIQQAKEKNLTELYIHLDLTELPPEIFELENLTELDLSSNQLSSLPDGISKLTDLTKLYLSSNQLSSLPDGISKLTDLTELDLSSNQLSSLPDDISKLTNLTGLYLISNQLSSLPDDISKLTDLTELDLSSNQLSSLPDGISKLTNLTELDLSSNQLSSLPDDISKLTDLTGLYLSSNQLSSLPDGISKLTGLTWLYLSSNQLSSLPDGISKLTGLTGLYLNSNQLSSLPDGISKLTNLTGLYLNSNQLSSLPDGISKLTNLTELDLSSNQLSSLPDGISKLTNLTELYLSSNQLSSLPDGISKLTNLTELYLSSNQLSSLPDGISKLTNLTELDLSSNQLSSLPDGISKLTNLTRLYLSSNQFEVGSEIYELSAQDQIKEILKWQKAQKAGTLQPIHEAKVIFIGESNHGKTHLIELLKEECIKRKITTTHGIERSKVQIGCGDKDIRLNIWDLGGQEFMRSTHQFFFSERSLYVLVTLARRERNELNHWLKLANQLGNKAPVLVVINKIDIDPHDLDRKGLERDYPNIVGFVRTSIYDCKEQKATDSLKLLKNRIKEIVGDKASMPGVFEQRPPDWFTVKEELEKLEEKGTHFITYNEYENLEFIKDLPEEERKSNLKLLSMLGAVVSYVDDPRLIDTNVINPQWIMDGVYAIINDPEVKDKNKGRLHIGDLERILSKKKFPKERHAYLLELMNKFDLCYAAKDQKDVYFIPDLFEDIEPDYEWHGEASIHFRYYYDDFPPDAFMTRFIVEMHQDIIDEKRWRSGVYISNGSCQAKVYQTYSKNYIHIEVIGNKGEGRSYLYTIRESFRKLHEPFPQMQIKQEVLYKGHWLDYLELIELENVNETQYHTKLKERLPVTDILNGYSTSIDRSGTQKHIKIFLASSAELKAEREQFEIFIHRENQQLYKKGIFIELQLWENFIDAMSPTRLQDEYNNVVKHSDIFVSLFFTKVGKFTLEEFKAAFGQFKNTGKPLVYTYFKEATIESGTLNRRDANSVFDFQDKLKELGHFYTVYNNIEGLQLHFKKQLEKIMDKLFLSEPIRL from the coding sequence ATGGATGATAACTATCAAAAGGCATTAAGCCTTATTCAGCAAGCTAAAGAGAAAAACTTAACAGAGCTTTATATACATTTAGATCTTACAGAACTGCCTCCCGAGATTTTCGAGTTAGAAAATTTAACCGAGCTTGATTTGAGCTCTAATCAATTGAGCAGCCTTCCTGACGGCATATCCAAGCTCACCGATTTAACCAAGCTTTATTTGAGCTCTAATCAATTGAGCAGCCTTCCTGACGGCATATCCAAGCTCACCGATTTAACCGAGCTTGATTTGAGCTCTAATCAATTGAGCAGCCTTCCTGACGACATATCCAAGCTCACCAATTTAACCGGGCTTTATTTGATCTCTAATCAATTGAGCAGCCTTCCTGACGACATATCCAAGCTCACCGATTTAACCGAGCTTGATTTGAGCTCTAATCAATTGAGCAGCCTTCCTGACGGCATATCCAAGCTCACCAATTTAACCGAGCTTGATTTGAGCTCTAATCAATTGAGCAGCCTTCCTGACGACATATCCAAGCTCACCGATTTAACCGGGCTTTATTTGAGCTCTAATCAATTGAGCAGTCTTCCTGACGGCATATCCAAGCTCACCGGTTTAACCTGGCTTTATCTGAGCTCTAATCAATTGAGCAGCCTTCCTGACGGCATATCCAAGCTCACCGGTTTAACCGGGCTTTATTTGAACTCTAATCAATTGAGCAGCCTTCCTGACGGCATATCCAAGCTCACCAATTTAACCGGGCTTTATTTGAACTCTAATCAATTGAGCAGCCTTCCTGACGGCATATCCAAGCTCACCAATTTAACCGAGCTTGATTTGAGCTCTAATCAATTGAGCAGCCTTCCTGATGGCATATCCAAGCTCACCAATTTAACCGAGCTTTATTTGAGCTCTAATCAATTGAGCAGCCTTCCTGATGGCATATCCAAGCTCACCAATTTAACCGAGCTTTATTTGAGCTCTAATCAATTGAGCAGCCTTCCTGATGGCATATCCAAGCTCACCAATTTAACCGAGCTTGATTTGAGCTCTAATCAATTGAGCAGCCTTCCTGATGGCATATCCAAGCTTACCAATTTGACTAGGCTTTATTTGAGCTCTAATCAATTTGAAGTAGGTTCAGAAATATATGAGCTTTCTGCACAAGATCAAATAAAGGAAATACTCAAATGGCAAAAAGCGCAAAAAGCAGGAACCTTGCAACCAATACATGAAGCTAAAGTTATTTTTATAGGGGAAAGTAATCATGGCAAAACACATTTAATCGAATTGCTTAAAGAGGAATGTATTAAGAGAAAAATCACAACCACACATGGTATTGAACGAAGTAAAGTCCAGATTGGTTGTGGAGATAAAGATATTCGGTTGAATATTTGGGACCTTGGTGGGCAGGAATTTATGAGGAGTACACACCAGTTTTTTTTCTCGGAGCGTAGTTTATATGTGTTGGTTACCTTGGCGCGTAGGGAACGGAATGAGCTTAATCATTGGCTAAAGCTAGCTAATCAGCTAGGAAATAAAGCACCTGTTCTAGTAGTTATCAATAAAATAGATATCGATCCACACGATCTGGATCGAAAAGGTCTTGAACGGGATTATCCTAATATTGTTGGTTTTGTAAGAACAAGTATTTATGATTGTAAAGAGCAAAAAGCTACCGATTCACTTAAACTCTTAAAAAACAGGATAAAAGAAATTGTTGGTGATAAAGCATCGATGCCAGGTGTTTTTGAGCAACGACCACCGGATTGGTTTACAGTTAAAGAAGAACTGGAAAAGCTGGAAGAAAAAGGCACTCATTTTATTACATATAATGAATATGAAAATTTGGAATTTATTAAAGACCTTCCTGAGGAAGAACGTAAAAGCAACCTTAAGTTGTTGAGTATGCTTGGTGCCGTGGTTAGCTATGTGGATGATCCGCGTTTAATCGATACCAACGTGATCAATCCGCAGTGGATTATGGATGGTGTCTATGCTATAATTAATGATCCCGAGGTTAAAGATAAAAACAAAGGCCGATTGCATATTGGTGATTTGGAACGAATCCTTTCGAAGAAAAAGTTTCCTAAGGAAAGACACGCTTATCTTTTGGAACTAATGAATAAATTCGATTTGTGTTATGCAGCAAAAGACCAAAAAGATGTTTATTTTATTCCAGATCTCTTCGAAGATATAGAGCCCGATTATGAGTGGCATGGAGAAGCATCTATACATTTTCGTTATTATTATGACGATTTTCCTCCCGATGCATTTATGACGCGATTTATTGTAGAAATGCATCAAGATATTATAGACGAGAAACGATGGCGAAGCGGCGTGTATATTTCGAATGGATCGTGCCAGGCAAAAGTGTATCAAACATATAGCAAAAATTATATCCATATTGAAGTTATTGGTAATAAAGGCGAAGGACGCAGTTATCTCTATACTATTAGAGAATCCTTCCGTAAACTGCATGAACCTTTTCCGCAGATGCAGATTAAACAGGAGGTGCTATATAAAGGGCATTGGTTAGATTATCTGGAATTAATTGAGCTGGAAAATGTAAACGAAACGCAATACCATACGAAGCTTAAAGAAAGGCTCCCTGTAACCGATATTTTGAACGGCTATTCCACATCCATTGACCGAAGTGGTACACAAAAACACATTAAAATATTTTTGGCGTCTTCTGCCGAGCTTAAAGCAGAACGAGAGCAGTTTGAGATTTTTATTCATCGTGAGAATCAACAACTTTATAAAAAAGGGATTTTTATAGAACTACAATTGTGGGAGAATTTTATTGATGCGATGTCACCAACTCGGTTACAGGATGAATATAATAATGTAGTTAAACATTCTGATATCTTTGTTAGCTTATTCTTTACCAAAGTGGGTAAGTTCACTTTAGAAGAATTTAAAGCGGCTTTTGGTCAATTTAAAAACACTGGTAAACCGTTGGTATATACTTATTTTAAGGAAGCAACTATTGAATCGGGCACTTTGAATCGAAGGGACGCGAACAGCGTATTTGATTTTCAAGACAAGCTAAAAGAGCTAGGCCATTTCTACACGGTATATAACAATATTGAAGGCTTGCAATTACACTTTAAAAAACAACTTGAGAAAATAATGGATAAATTGTTTTTATCGGAACCTATCCGCTTATAA
- a CDS encoding endonuclease/exonuclease/phosphatase family protein yields the protein MSNSFNDISVRHDLQTVAFYNLENLFDTSDDKHTFDNDFLPMSVKKWTPKRYQNKLRKLGFAISNIGRHETGKHAAIVGLAEVENASVIEDLIASEHLKDCNYDYVHYDSLDERGIDVALLYDTNAFEVLSSDTFTIELFDDDGSPDYTRDILLVSGLLDGEAIHVIVNHWSSRREGAKETEHKRIASSDKAGEIISMLRNDDPDAKIIVVGDFNDDPSSNSIKRLVEGFNLYNPMETLRSYNRGTTNHKRQWNLFDQILFSTNFFKSTTDQFEFSTANIFDEDYLKLFDGKYKGAPFRTYVGKKYKGGYSDHFPVYAIFKK from the coding sequence ATGAGCAATTCCTTCAACGACATTTCTGTACGCCACGATTTGCAAACCGTAGCATTTTACAACCTCGAAAATTTATTTGATACTAGCGACGATAAGCATACTTTCGATAATGATTTTTTACCCATGTCGGTTAAAAAATGGACGCCTAAACGCTATCAAAATAAACTTAGAAAATTAGGGTTTGCCATTTCCAATATTGGAAGGCACGAAACAGGAAAACATGCTGCTATAGTTGGATTGGCTGAAGTTGAAAACGCTTCTGTTATTGAAGATTTAATTGCATCGGAGCATTTAAAGGATTGTAACTACGATTATGTTCACTACGATTCTTTAGACGAACGCGGTATTGATGTAGCTTTGCTATACGATACCAATGCCTTCGAAGTCCTATCTTCTGATACTTTTACCATTGAGCTATTTGATGATGACGGTTCTCCGGATTATACGCGCGATATTTTATTGGTTTCTGGTTTATTGGATGGTGAGGCAATTCACGTTATTGTAAACCATTGGTCGTCTAGACGTGAAGGTGCAAAGGAAACCGAACATAAACGCATCGCGTCATCTGACAAAGCCGGCGAGATTATTTCGATGCTGCGAAATGATGATCCTGATGCAAAAATTATTGTTGTTGGCGATTTTAACGACGACCCTTCCAGTAACAGCATTAAACGACTCGTCGAAGGTTTCAATCTATACAATCCCATGGAAACCTTACGATCGTACAACCGAGGAACGACCAACCATAAACGCCAGTGGAATTTATTCGATCAGATTTTATTTTCAACAAACTTCTTTAAAAGTACCACCGACCAGTTCGAGTTTAGTACTGCCAATATTTTCGACGAAGATTATCTAAAACTTTTCGATGGAAAATATAAAGGCGCTCCTTTTAGAACCTATGTGGGCAAAAAATACAAAGGTGGTTATAGTGATCATTTTCCGGTGTATGCTATTTTTAAGAAGTGA
- the hflX gene encoding GTPase HflX: MIEKKDIALEKAVLIGIITKDQDETTSKEYLDELEFLTFTAGGYAIKRFTQKMDMPNPKTFIGTGKMEDVRKYVEEHDVGTAIFDDELSAAQERNISKILNIKVLDRTNLILDIFAQRAQTSYARTQVELAQCEYLLPRLRGMWTHLERQKGGIGMRGPGETEIETDRRIVRDKIALLKSRIKAIDKQMAVQRGNRGKMVRVALVGYTNVGKSTLMNVISKSAVFAENKLFATLDTTVRKVVIQNLPFLLSDTVGFIRKLPTQLVESFKSTLDEVREADLLLHVVDISHPNFEEHIESVNKILGEIKSSDKPTIMVFNKIDAYQAEPFDDTDLVAERTEAHYSLDEWRSTWMNKVGKNALFISALNKQNLEDFKKRVYDEVREIHVTRFPYNHFLYPDYNYEDLE, translated from the coding sequence ATGATAGAAAAGAAAGATATCGCTTTAGAAAAAGCTGTTTTAATTGGCATTATTACTAAAGATCAAGACGAGACGACATCTAAAGAATATTTAGATGAACTGGAGTTCTTAACCTTCACGGCCGGAGGGTATGCTATAAAGCGTTTTACCCAGAAAATGGATATGCCTAATCCTAAAACGTTTATAGGAACGGGTAAAATGGAAGATGTGCGTAAGTATGTTGAAGAGCATGATGTTGGAACTGCTATTTTTGATGATGAACTATCGGCAGCACAAGAGCGAAATATTAGCAAGATACTTAATATTAAAGTGTTAGACAGAACGAATTTAATACTGGATATTTTTGCGCAACGTGCCCAAACAAGCTATGCCAGAACACAGGTAGAGTTGGCGCAATGCGAATATTTATTACCGCGATTAAGGGGTATGTGGACTCACCTTGAACGTCAAAAAGGGGGTATTGGTATGCGTGGTCCGGGTGAAACCGAAATAGAAACAGATAGACGTATTGTAAGAGATAAAATAGCATTGCTTAAATCGCGTATTAAAGCTATTGACAAGCAAATGGCTGTGCAACGTGGTAATCGTGGTAAAATGGTACGTGTAGCACTTGTGGGGTATACCAATGTTGGTAAGTCTACCTTAATGAACGTGATTAGTAAGAGTGCGGTTTTTGCAGAAAATAAGCTATTCGCAACGCTCGATACTACAGTTAGAAAAGTGGTGATTCAAAACCTGCCATTTTTATTAAGTGATACTGTTGGTTTTATTAGAAAATTACCAACCCAATTGGTAGAAAGTTTTAAGAGTACATTGGATGAGGTTCGCGAAGCCGATTTGTTATTGCATGTAGTGGATATTTCGCATCCTAATTTTGAAGAGCATATTGAATCTGTAAATAAAATTCTGGGAGAAATTAAAAGTAGCGATAAGCCAACTATTATGGTATTTAATAAGATTGATGCCTATCAGGCAGAACCTTTTGATGACACCGATTTAGTTGCCGAACGAACGGAAGCTCATTATAGTTTAGATGAATGGAGGAGTACTTGGATGAACAAGGTAGGCAAAAATGCTTTATTCATTTCTGCTTTAAACAAACAGAATTTAGAGGACTTTAAAAAACGTGTTTACGATGAGGTTCGCGAGATTCATGTTACACGTTTTCCTTATAATCACTTTTTGTATCCGGATTATAATTACGAGGATTTGGAATAG
- a CDS encoding class I SAM-dependent methyltransferase, whose protein sequence is MNQKLKTSIAYAKNLFVTGAISKTSRYAEVNICKNIPKEDNKIIVEFGVGHGNITQEILNTMASTSKLYAFEVNKSFCEHVRESIPDSRLILINDGAENLKKHINEDIDAVISSIPFSFFSKEKGLNIIQNAYDLLSDNCYFSQVLYTKFNFKKFQQVFEDCYMTSNKKLITEYVYHCRKVRN, encoded by the coding sequence ATGAATCAGAAACTTAAAACTTCAATAGCATATGCAAAAAACCTGTTTGTTACAGGTGCCATATCTAAAACCAGCAGATATGCAGAAGTTAATATTTGTAAAAATATTCCAAAAGAAGACAATAAAATTATTGTTGAATTTGGTGTAGGTCATGGTAATATTACTCAAGAAATATTAAATACTATGGCTTCGACTTCAAAATTATATGCTTTCGAAGTTAATAAAAGCTTCTGCGAGCATGTTAGAGAAAGCATACCAGACTCTAGATTAATTTTAATTAACGACGGTGCCGAAAATCTGAAAAAACATATAAATGAAGATATTGATGCGGTAATATCGTCTATTCCCTTTTCTTTTTTTAGTAAAGAAAAAGGACTTAACATTATTCAAAACGCTTACGATCTTTTGAGCGACAACTGTTATTTCAGTCAGGTTTTATACACCAAGTTTAATTTTAAAAAGTTTCAGCAGGTCTTTGAAGATTGTTATATGACTTCTAACAAAAAACTTATTACAGAGTACGTGTATCATTGTAGAAAGGTTCGAAACTAA
- a CDS encoding YaiO family outer membrane beta-barrel protein, with product MNKHIFIIFIFMSFCALGQQKAFKGDPDRAFKVARELAFNKQRKQAQDTLLHILTKYPDYHDIRSFLASTYSWDGDYKKAKTEFDYILKKAPDRPDTWVAAIKNELYSEAPFSALKMTNIALNHLPKNPDILYLKASAEDATNNPEEALLTINNLLLESPDHEKSKTYKASLIDKLSLNVIGLKSAVDVYSQTFDPMQYHLFKYVRQTKYGGIHGKANFNRRFQSNGLQLEVDMYPRIVKGLYAYVNFGWANSFLFPNIRYGAELYKSLPKSFEASLGFRALKYSATTNIYTGSVGWYTGNSYWSFRAYVTPGHPGASKSGTLSYRKYRRDANNFLSIDVGAGFSPEENRFNFGGNEDAIINLQSQKLNLGYYFSSKNNKIIWGAQAGIAHQEISFNPGSYFWIYSFSLSCDIKFRQLN from the coding sequence ATGAATAAACATATTTTTATAATATTCATCTTCATGAGCTTTTGTGCTTTAGGGCAACAAAAAGCCTTTAAGGGCGACCCCGATAGAGCCTTTAAAGTCGCAAGGGAATTGGCTTTTAATAAACAACGAAAACAGGCGCAAGATACCTTGTTGCATATTTTAACTAAATATCCAGATTATCATGATATCCGTTCTTTTTTAGCAAGCACATATTCTTGGGATGGCGATTATAAAAAAGCCAAAACAGAATTTGATTATATATTAAAAAAAGCACCGGATAGACCAGATACTTGGGTAGCCGCCATAAAAAACGAGCTTTATAGTGAAGCCCCTTTTAGTGCCTTAAAAATGACCAACATCGCATTAAACCACTTGCCTAAAAATCCGGACATTCTATATTTAAAGGCAAGTGCCGAAGATGCTACCAACAATCCGGAAGAAGCCCTATTAACGATTAACAACTTATTGCTTGAAAGCCCAGATCATGAAAAAAGTAAAACTTATAAAGCAAGTTTAATAGATAAGCTGAGCCTCAATGTTATCGGACTAAAGTCTGCAGTAGATGTTTACTCCCAAACATTCGACCCTATGCAATACCATTTGTTCAAATACGTAAGACAAACAAAATATGGTGGTATTCACGGTAAGGCCAATTTTAACAGAAGATTCCAATCTAACGGCCTACAACTAGAGGTCGATATGTACCCCCGAATTGTAAAAGGGCTTTATGCCTATGTAAACTTTGGATGGGCTAATTCCTTTTTATTTCCCAATATAAGGTATGGTGCAGAATTGTATAAATCTTTACCCAAAAGTTTCGAAGCCTCTCTGGGGTTTAGAGCTTTAAAATACAGTGCCACAACTAACATTTATACCGGCTCTGTAGGTTGGTATACAGGAAATAGTTACTGGTCGTTTCGGGCTTATGTTACTCCCGGTCATCCTGGCGCCAGTAAATCGGGCACGTTGAGTTATAGAAAATACAGACGCGATGCCAATAATTTCTTGAGCATTGACGTAGGGGCAGGTTTTTCCCCAGAAGAAAACAGATTTAATTTTGGAGGAAACGAAGATGCCATAATTAATCTACAGTCCCAGAAGTTAAATTTGGGATATTATTTTTCTTCAAAAAACAATAAAATTATTTGGGGTGCTCAAGCTGGAATAGCCCATCAAGAAATTAGTTTTAACCCGGGATCGTATTTTTGGATTTACTCATTTTCGTTATCTTGTGACATAAAATTCCGACAATTAAATTAA
- a CDS encoding sulfatase-like hydrolase/transferase → MKFNIEKEAITTYIYLTLSLMGGLWLVSLFELFALKTLETNIFLASIYKLVNDFWSGITMGVLCFPLFMLLTQFVKKQALTVIKVLFVLLIIIQFSLVKYTITTNLNLGVDILGYSFDDAFSTVSVSESISITYFLPFIIFPLLFLLLFRYVNNTLNARKLIGLGIISAVLLGCLKLTIPQASHNSHQNKIAFLTNDIIKFQHEKSKLNASSFANRTDYPLLKSSHNFKDVLSPYLTFNKEKPNIVVIVVEGLGSEFVNGNEYSGFTPYIDSLIQKSLYWKNFVSTTGRSFGILPALFGSLPYGETGFLDLTKTPSHISLISVLKANGYKTSYYSGGPSSFDRKINFLEYNGIETLIDENKYGPGFEKTKGNDGGFSWGYPDSEIFRKALTSFETEKQPRLDIVMTLSTHEPFEYPKKEAYMAQVDKLLASSRTFESIKEQVIDHKDIFGCLLYTDNAIKEFMHAYKQRSDYSNTIFVITGDHRLIPITQKDKLCRFHVPFLIYSPMLKKADSFKSVSSHWDVTPSLLQSLTKNFKFKPLNKVPWVGKGLDTARQFRNIHKIPLMRYKGSINDFIYKDYFYSDGELFKINENFGTYKVSEAVITKTMADSLLAFKKMNAYVTQQNKIFPDSLNIYITPKTEFSPKQLASINKHAEGKTYDDVLFIARDLSFKKQYKTARLLCDYILNEYPNYTDARILKGRSLAWEQDYEKSEKVLLNAIKRSPYYDDGYLAILDMYWWSGQDEKSIKIFEQAITNDVINPEISFKMAKAFKRIDNTKFAIKLMDSIIKIHPNNSDYLAFNKSLTQ, encoded by the coding sequence ATGAAATTTAACATCGAAAAAGAAGCTATTACGACATACATCTATTTAACCCTATCGCTAATGGGCGGATTATGGCTTGTAAGTCTATTTGAACTTTTTGCTTTAAAAACATTGGAGACCAATATTTTTTTAGCGTCAATATATAAGCTAGTTAATGATTTCTGGAGTGGTATAACGATGGGAGTACTATGCTTTCCTTTATTTATGCTATTAACCCAGTTTGTAAAAAAACAGGCTTTAACTGTTATAAAAGTATTGTTTGTTTTATTGATTATTATTCAATTCTCGCTTGTAAAATATACCATAACCACCAATTTAAATTTAGGAGTAGACATTTTAGGTTATTCGTTCGATGATGCCTTCAGCACCGTTTCCGTATCAGAATCCATTTCTATTACCTACTTTTTACCATTTATCATTTTCCCATTACTATTCTTATTGCTATTTAGGTATGTTAACAATACTTTGAATGCAAGAAAGTTAATAGGATTAGGAATTATATCTGCTGTACTGCTAGGATGCCTAAAACTAACCATTCCACAAGCATCCCACAATTCGCATCAAAATAAAATTGCTTTTTTAACAAACGATATCATAAAATTCCAACATGAAAAAAGTAAGCTTAATGCTTCAAGTTTTGCAAACAGAACCGATTATCCGTTATTAAAATCATCGCATAATTTCAAAGACGTACTATCTCCCTACCTAACATTTAATAAAGAAAAGCCAAATATTGTTGTTATAGTTGTAGAAGGCCTAGGAAGTGAGTTTGTAAACGGAAATGAATATAGTGGTTTTACGCCATACATAGATTCGCTTATACAAAAATCGTTATACTGGAAAAACTTTGTAAGCACCACAGGAAGATCCTTTGGAATATTGCCCGCTTTGTTTGGCTCATTACCCTATGGCGAAACAGGATTTTTAGATCTAACCAAAACACCATCGCACATTTCGCTTATAAGCGTTCTAAAAGCAAATGGTTATAAAACCTCGTATTATTCCGGTGGACCATCAAGTTTCGACAGAAAAATCAATTTTCTGGAGTATAACGGTATTGAAACCTTGATAGATGAAAACAAATACGGTCCTGGTTTCGAAAAAACCAAAGGGAATGACGGCGGTTTTTCATGGGGATATCCAGATAGCGAAATATTTAGAAAAGCACTAACTTCTTTCGAAACAGAAAAACAACCGCGTTTAGATATTGTTATGACGCTTTCTACACACGAACCATTTGAATACCCCAAAAAAGAAGCCTACATGGCTCAGGTAGATAAACTACTAGCATCTTCCAGAACATTTGAATCTATAAAAGAACAAGTAATCGATCATAAGGATATTTTCGGATGCCTGCTTTACACCGATAATGCCATAAAGGAGTTTATGCATGCCTATAAACAACGCTCCGATTATTCCAACACCATCTTTGTAATAACTGGCGACCATAGGCTTATTCCAATTACTCAAAAAGACAAACTTTGCCGATTTCATGTGCCTTTTTTAATATACAGCCCCATGCTAAAAAAAGCAGACTCGTTTAAGTCTGTGTCGTCACACTGGGATGTTACCCCAAGTTTACTACAAAGTTTAACCAAGAACTTCAAATTTAAACCATTAAACAAGGTGCCTTGGGTTGGAAAAGGATTAGATACAGCCAGACAATTTAGAAATATTCATAAAATACCCTTAATGCGTTATAAGGGAAGTATTAATGATTTTATATACAAAGACTATTTTTATTCCGATGGCGAACTGTTTAAAATAAATGAAAATTTTGGAACCTATAAAGTAAGTGAAGCCGTTATAACCAAAACGATGGCCGATTCACTATTGGCTTTCAAAAAAATGAATGCCTATGTAACCCAGCAGAATAAAATCTTTCCAGACTCGCTCAATATTTATATAACGCCCAAAACCGAATTTTCCCCAAAACAATTGGCTTCAATTAATAAACATGCCGAAGGAAAAACATATGATGACGTTTTATTTATAGCCAGAGACCTATCATTTAAAAAGCAATACAAAACAGCCCGCTTGCTGTGCGATTACATATTAAACGAATATCCTAATTACACCGATGCCAGAATATTAAAAGGAAGGTCCTTAGCTTGGGAACAGGATTACGAGAAATCTGAAAAGGTATTATTAAACGCCATTAAACGATCGCCTTATTATGATGATGGCTATCTGGCAATTCTAGACATGTATTGGTGGTCTGGACAAGATGAAAAATCGATAAAAATATTTGAGCAAGCTATAACAAACGACGTCATAAATCCAGAAATATCATTTAAAATGGCTAAAGCTTTCAAACGAATAGACAATACAAAGTTTGCTATTAAACTCATGGATAGTATTATTAAAATCCATCCTAATAATTCAGATTATTTAGCCTTTAACAAAAGTCTAACTCAATAA